The following proteins are encoded in a genomic region of Nocardioides sp. cx-173:
- a CDS encoding DHA2 family efflux MFS transporter permease subunit yields the protein MTSTADLPASTDALPPTGDRLSGSDLLVIGLLLASTFVVILNETIMSVALPELTSDLQVTTAAAQWLTTGFLLTMAVLIPVTGFLLQRFHLRPLFLTAMTLFSAGTLVAATAPGFEVLLAGRVVQASGTAIMIPLLFTTVLNLVPAARRGRMMGNISIVIAVAPAIGPTLSGLILDVLDWRWMFWLVLPISLLSLSVGAVKLRNVTEPRSVPIDLVSVALSALAFGGLIYGLSSIGEAASGEVPVDPWITITVGALALAAFVSRQLVLQRSDRALLDLRTFRSSHFSIAVLLVAASMMSLFGTLILIPIYLQGVLGLDTLDTGLLLLPGGLLMGLMGPIVGRIYDGIGPRALVITGSVIVSAALWMLAQVDTATPSSYVLTSHVILSLGLALLFTPLFSSGLGALAPALYSHGSAIVSTVQQLAGAAGTALFITILARAAADTDSVAATSDGVRAAFVVGAVISTVAVAIALFVRRPAEQASAGPVEG from the coding sequence GTGACCAGCACCGCCGACCTGCCCGCCTCGACGGACGCTCTGCCCCCTACCGGGGACCGGCTGAGCGGCTCAGACCTGCTGGTCATCGGCCTGCTGCTCGCGTCCACGTTCGTGGTGATCCTCAACGAGACGATCATGAGCGTGGCGCTGCCGGAGCTGACCTCGGACCTCCAGGTCACCACGGCGGCTGCGCAGTGGCTGACGACCGGGTTCCTGCTTACGATGGCCGTGCTCATCCCGGTGACCGGGTTCCTGCTGCAGCGCTTCCACCTGCGCCCGCTGTTCCTGACGGCGATGACGCTGTTCAGTGCGGGCACTCTGGTCGCCGCCACGGCACCCGGCTTCGAGGTCCTGCTCGCCGGGCGCGTGGTGCAGGCCTCGGGGACCGCCATCATGATCCCGCTGCTCTTCACGACCGTGCTCAACCTGGTCCCGGCGGCCAGGCGGGGTCGGATGATGGGCAACATCTCGATCGTGATCGCGGTGGCACCGGCCATCGGGCCGACCCTGTCCGGCCTGATCCTGGACGTGCTCGACTGGCGGTGGATGTTCTGGCTGGTGCTGCCCATCTCGCTGCTGTCCCTCTCCGTCGGGGCGGTCAAGCTGCGCAACGTCACCGAGCCGCGCTCCGTCCCGATCGACCTGGTCTCGGTCGCGCTGTCGGCCCTCGCCTTCGGCGGCCTGATCTACGGCCTCAGCAGCATCGGCGAGGCGGCGTCCGGAGAGGTGCCCGTCGACCCGTGGATCACCATCACCGTCGGCGCGCTCGCGCTGGCGGCGTTCGTATCGCGCCAGCTCGTGCTCCAGCGCTCGGACCGCGCCCTGCTGGACCTCCGCACCTTCCGCAGCAGCCACTTCTCCATCGCCGTGCTGCTGGTGGCCGCGAGCATGATGAGCCTCTTCGGCACCCTGATCCTGATCCCCATCTACCTGCAGGGCGTGCTCGGCCTGGACACCCTTGACACGGGTCTGCTGCTGCTCCCCGGCGGCCTCCTGATGGGCCTGATGGGACCGATCGTCGGACGCATCTACGACGGCATCGGCCCGCGGGCGCTGGTCATCACCGGCTCCGTCATCGTCAGCGCCGCCCTCTGGATGCTGGCCCAGGTGGACACGGCCACGCCCTCGTCGTACGTCCTGACGTCCCACGTGATCCTGAGTCTCGGCCTCGCCCTGCTCTTCACGCCGCTGTTCAGCTCCGGGCTCGGCGCCCTGGCCCCCGCCCTGTACTCCCACGGCAGCGCCATCGTCAGCACCGTGCAGCAGCTCGCGGGCGCCGCGGGCACCGCCCTGTTCATCACGATCCTCGCGCGCGCAGCGGCCGACACCGACTCCGTGGCCGCCACGTCGGACGGCGTCCGCGCCGCCTTCGTCGTCGGCGCGGTCATCTCGACGGTGGCCGTCGCCATCGCCCTCTTCGTACGCCGACCGGCCGAGCAGGCCTCCGCCGGCCCCGTCGAGGGCTGA
- a CDS encoding HNH endonuclease, which translates to MFVSSTQETRSAASWVDPGVDPDIDAMDIDVVGLDDADLVKELEAWERQARAAAAAQARLTAELHARRVRREAEMGWPAARRGRGVGHEVALARLESPARGREHTVLALALVHDLPETLAALARGDIDEYRAQIVARESADLCRADRAVLDATLGPQLAGMGVREITVATRRMVLELDERAAEQRAERARVRRRVTTRGLPDAMARLSAEVGAEDAQAAIESLREHADLRRAMGDERSRDQVMADELVARLCAPAVAGARPVEVQLVMNAEMLLGEDDTTPTHLVGYGPIPAGTARRILAEADGRVLVRRLFAHPVEHHLVAMDSRGIVFPRALRRLLFARDGETCRTPWCDAPVRHADHVTARARGGRTTFDGGQGLCEACNYAKESPGWRHRTTSEWPQRHHVEITTPAGHTHDSHAPPLPVRASPTRPRVITVEIYRPAPELRLALAG; encoded by the coding sequence ATGTTCGTATCGTCGACCCAGGAGACGCGGTCCGCCGCGTCTTGGGTCGACCCCGGCGTCGACCCCGACATTGATGCCATGGACATCGACGTCGTGGGCCTCGACGACGCCGACCTCGTGAAGGAGCTCGAGGCGTGGGAGCGTCAGGCCCGCGCTGCCGCGGCCGCTCAGGCGAGGCTGACGGCGGAGCTGCACGCGCGTCGGGTGCGCCGTGAGGCCGAGATGGGTTGGCCTGCGGCTCGGCGGGGACGCGGGGTGGGACACGAGGTGGCCCTCGCCCGGCTCGAGTCACCGGCTCGGGGACGCGAGCACACGGTCCTGGCGTTGGCGCTGGTCCACGACCTCCCCGAGACCCTCGCCGCCCTGGCGCGAGGCGACATCGACGAGTACCGCGCCCAGATCGTGGCCCGCGAGAGCGCCGACCTGTGCCGCGCCGACCGAGCGGTCCTGGACGCGACGCTGGGCCCGCAGCTGGCTGGGATGGGCGTCCGTGAGATCACCGTCGCCACGCGGCGGATGGTCCTGGAGCTCGACGAGCGCGCCGCGGAGCAGCGCGCCGAACGGGCCCGGGTCCGTCGCCGGGTCACGACCCGCGGGCTGCCCGACGCGATGGCCCGGTTGTCCGCGGAGGTCGGCGCCGAGGATGCCCAGGCCGCCATCGAGTCGCTGCGCGAGCACGCCGACCTGCGTCGTGCGATGGGCGACGAGCGCAGCCGCGACCAGGTGATGGCCGACGAGCTTGTCGCTCGTCTCTGTGCTCCTGCGGTCGCCGGCGCCCGGCCGGTCGAGGTCCAGCTCGTGATGAACGCCGAGATGCTGCTGGGCGAGGACGACACCACGCCGACCCACCTGGTCGGCTACGGCCCGATCCCCGCGGGGACGGCCCGCCGGATCCTGGCCGAGGCCGACGGCCGGGTCCTGGTGCGGCGCCTGTTCGCGCACCCTGTCGAGCATCACCTGGTGGCGATGGACTCCCGCGGGATCGTGTTCCCGCGTGCTCTACGCCGGCTGCTGTTCGCGCGCGACGGTGAGACCTGCCGCACCCCGTGGTGCGACGCCCCCGTGCGCCACGCCGACCACGTCACCGCTCGCGCGCGCGGCGGCCGGACCACGTTCGACGGCGGCCAAGGACTGTGCGAGGCCTGCAACTACGCGAAGGAGTCGCCCGGCTGGCGACACCGCACCACGAGCGAGTGGCCGCAGCGCCATCACGTCGAGATCACGACTCCGGCCGGTCATACCCATGACTCTCACGCGCCACCCCTGCCGGTCCGGGCCTCACCGACCAGGCCACGTGTCATCACCGTGGAGATCTACCGACCGGCACCGGAGCTCCGGCTCGCGCTTGCCGGCTAG
- a CDS encoding IS30 family transposase → MPGARLTVEQRRTIERCYRIGLSQGQIASIIGKSASTVSRELARSFSSPGSRSPRARTAPDAGRGYLRSYNAERAQAVAALRARRPKARRLDHPPLREKVWELLRADWSPEQIAAMLPVLFPHDQDMRVSHETIYQSLFIQTKGELKRELTAHLRSRRTRRKTQTGGAKRVTLGITDDLMIRARPAEVEDRAVPGHWEGDLLLGGTGKGTVMTLVERSSRFVLLAPMPGRHTADLARMSLAEMIATLPLSLRRSITWDRGSEMAQHARFKVETGLPIYFCDPQSPWQRGTNENTNGLLRQYWPKGADLSHLTMAECDDVALRLNTRPRKTLDWQTPGQALDRGLIATAL, encoded by the coding sequence ATGCCTGGAGCACGGTTGACAGTGGAGCAGCGTCGGACGATTGAGCGGTGTTATCGCATTGGGCTGTCGCAGGGTCAGATCGCGTCGATCATCGGGAAGTCGGCCTCGACGGTGAGCAGAGAGCTGGCGCGGAGTTTCTCCTCGCCAGGTTCTCGCTCACCAAGGGCCCGCACGGCTCCTGATGCGGGTCGTGGCTACCTCCGCTCGTACAACGCTGAGCGGGCTCAGGCCGTTGCGGCCCTGCGTGCTCGTAGGCCCAAGGCGCGACGGCTGGATCATCCGCCGTTGCGGGAGAAGGTCTGGGAGCTGCTACGCGCTGACTGGTCGCCGGAGCAGATCGCAGCCATGCTGCCGGTGTTGTTCCCCCACGACCAGGACATGCGTGTGAGTCACGAGACGATCTACCAGTCCTTGTTCATCCAGACCAAGGGCGAGCTGAAACGTGAGCTGACCGCGCACCTGCGCAGTCGCCGCACGCGGCGCAAGACTCAGACCGGCGGCGCCAAGCGCGTCACGTTGGGCATCACCGACGACCTCATGATTCGGGCCCGGCCCGCTGAGGTAGAGGATCGGGCTGTGCCCGGTCACTGGGAGGGTGACCTGCTGCTGGGTGGCACCGGCAAGGGGACGGTCATGACCCTGGTCGAGCGCTCGAGTCGATTCGTGCTCCTCGCACCGATGCCGGGACGTCACACGGCGGATCTGGCGCGCATGAGTCTGGCCGAGATGATCGCGACCCTGCCCCTGAGCCTGCGCCGCTCGATCACCTGGGACCGGGGTAGCGAGATGGCCCAGCATGCGAGGTTCAAGGTCGAGACCGGTTTGCCGATCTACTTCTGTGATCCCCAGTCGCCGTGGCAACGCGGTACGAACGAGAACACCAATGGCCTGCTCCGCCAGTACTGGCCCAAGGGAGCAGACCTGAGTCACCTCACGATGGCTGAGTGTGACGACGTCGCCTTGCGACTCAACACCCGCCCGCGCAAGACCCTCGACTGGCAGACTCCCGGACAAGCCCTCGATCGAGGACTCATTGCAACAGCCCTTTGA
- a CDS encoding SDR family oxidoreductase, with amino-acid sequence MFPGVPGQVHYVSAKAGLVWFTRSLAREVGEDAITVNLITPGLTLTGPVVESFAPELIESQRSGRALKRDQHAADLVGPVLFLASPEADFITGQTLNVDGGMFMN; translated from the coding sequence ATGTTCCCCGGAGTGCCCGGCCAGGTGCACTACGTCTCGGCCAAGGCCGGTCTCGTGTGGTTCACCCGGAGCCTGGCCCGGGAGGTGGGGGAGGACGCCATCACCGTCAACCTGATCACCCCGGGGCTCACGTTGACCGGCCCGGTCGTCGAGAGCTTCGCCCCCGAGCTGATCGAGTCGCAGCGCAGCGGTCGTGCGCTCAAGCGCGACCAGCACGCTGCCGACCTGGTCGGGCCCGTGCTCTTCCTCGCCTCGCCGGAGGCCGACTTCATCACCGGGCAGACGCTCAACGTGGACGGCGGGATGTTCATGAACTGA
- a CDS encoding alkene reductase, with amino-acid sequence MSTAFTPLTVGAVEAKNRIAMSPMTRSRAYGEGFSPTPLMAEYYAQRAGAGLIVTEGIQPSAIGQGYPNTPGLHSHAQVAGWRRVTDAVHERGGVIFAQLMHTGRIGHPSNYAEPVTPVGASPVKAAGQIFTAEGPQDHVVPEPLTGEQVRETIADFARAAENAVEAGFDGVELHGANGYLLHQFLSTNANRRDDEWGGPPERRVRLMVEATRAVADAIGAGRTALRISPANPLGDLVEDDYEATYPLVVDALNGLGLAYLHLLETEAPELTPVLRAAWDGVLMLNPATPGSHTGPEQLALIDEGAADLVSFGQLFIANPDLPERLASGAPLAQPDLSKAYGGDERGYTDYPALSRIR; translated from the coding sequence ATGTCCACGGCATTCACCCCACTCACGGTCGGCGCCGTCGAGGCGAAGAACCGGATCGCGATGTCGCCGATGACCCGCAGCCGCGCCTACGGCGAGGGGTTCAGTCCGACCCCGCTCATGGCCGAGTACTACGCCCAACGCGCCGGCGCCGGCCTGATCGTCACCGAGGGGATCCAGCCCAGCGCCATCGGCCAGGGCTACCCGAACACCCCGGGTCTGCACTCACACGCGCAGGTCGCCGGCTGGCGCCGGGTCACCGACGCCGTGCACGAGCGTGGTGGCGTGATTTTCGCCCAGCTCATGCACACCGGCCGGATCGGGCACCCCAGCAACTACGCCGAGCCGGTGACGCCCGTCGGTGCCTCCCCGGTGAAGGCTGCGGGACAGATCTTCACCGCGGAGGGGCCTCAGGACCACGTCGTGCCCGAGCCGCTGACCGGCGAGCAGGTGCGCGAGACCATCGCCGACTTCGCCCGCGCCGCCGAGAACGCCGTCGAGGCGGGCTTCGACGGGGTCGAGCTGCATGGAGCCAACGGCTACCTGCTGCACCAGTTCCTCTCCACGAACGCCAACCGGCGCGACGACGAGTGGGGCGGCCCACCCGAGCGCCGGGTGAGGCTGATGGTCGAGGCGACCCGAGCCGTCGCCGATGCGATCGGCGCCGGACGCACCGCGCTGCGCATCTCGCCGGCCAACCCGCTGGGCGACCTCGTCGAGGACGACTACGAGGCGACGTACCCGCTCGTCGTCGACGCCCTCAACGGCCTCGGCCTGGCCTACCTGCACCTGCTGGAGACGGAGGCGCCCGAGCTCACGCCGGTGCTGCGCGCGGCCTGGGACGGGGTGCTGATGCTGAACCCCGCCACCCCCGGCTCGCACACGGGCCCCGAGCAGCTCGCCCTGATCGACGAGGGCGCGGCCGACCTGGTGTCGTTCGGTCAGCTCTTCATCGCCAACCCCGACCTGCCCGAGCGCCTGGCCAGCGGCGCGCCCTTGGCCCAGCCCGACCTGAGCAAGGCCTATGGCGGCGACGAGCGCGGCTACACCGACTACCCCGCCCTCTCGCGGATCCGATGA
- a CDS encoding MarR family winged helix-turn-helix transcriptional regulator produces MASVGEVSHAIFRVARVHKSLAGQLLRETGLYPGQELVMMRLWDEGPQRQVDLVRTLDSDAPTMARTLRRLERAGFVRRSPSPTDGRAVIIEATRASLPLRAAVTRIWAELEALTVGTMGRGQRDRALAVLAQLEANLTAAEERQASDTSTSQ; encoded by the coding sequence GTGGCCAGCGTCGGGGAGGTCAGCCACGCGATCTTCCGGGTCGCCCGCGTCCACAAGAGCTTGGCCGGGCAACTGCTGCGGGAGACGGGTCTCTACCCCGGCCAGGAGCTGGTGATGATGCGACTGTGGGACGAAGGCCCGCAGCGCCAGGTGGACCTGGTGCGCACGCTGGACTCCGACGCCCCCACGATGGCGCGCACGCTGCGCCGGCTGGAGCGAGCGGGATTCGTACGGCGCTCCCCCAGCCCCACGGACGGCCGCGCCGTCATCATTGAGGCCACGCGCGCGAGCCTGCCGCTGCGGGCGGCGGTGACGCGCATCTGGGCCGAGCTGGAGGCGCTGACCGTCGGCACCATGGGCCGTGGCCAGCGAGACCGGGCGCTGGCGGTGCTCGCGCAGCTGGAGGCAAACCTGACGGCCGCCGAGGAGCGTCAGGCCAGCGACACCAGCACGTCGCAGTAG
- a CDS encoding response regulator transcription factor has translation MEQSAAQIRAAQIRIAIVNDYEVVVAGVAAMLRPYVDRVLVVEMDTGLPVVSDVDVILYDTFGQVQGDGVDLQDLVRGGDAKVLVYSWNTQPELVDRSLAQGAHGYVSKSFSAEELVRAVEAVAGGELVRPGPAPVAVHPPGRWPGKEHGLSVREGEVLALIAQGLSNQEIADRSYLSINSVKTYIRTAYRKIDVSRRSQAVAWGMTHGLSPDRLRVIDPAANDVTRASN, from the coding sequence ATGGAGCAGTCGGCGGCCCAGATCCGGGCGGCGCAGATCAGGATCGCGATCGTCAACGACTACGAGGTGGTCGTCGCCGGGGTGGCCGCGATGCTGCGTCCCTACGTGGACCGGGTCCTCGTGGTGGAGATGGACACCGGTCTGCCGGTGGTCAGTGACGTGGACGTGATCCTCTACGACACGTTCGGGCAGGTGCAGGGCGACGGCGTCGACCTCCAGGACCTGGTGCGCGGAGGCGACGCCAAGGTCCTCGTCTACAGCTGGAACACCCAGCCCGAGCTGGTCGACCGCTCCCTGGCCCAGGGCGCCCACGGCTACGTGTCCAAGTCGTTCTCGGCCGAGGAGCTCGTGCGGGCGGTGGAGGCCGTGGCCGGCGGCGAGCTGGTGCGGCCCGGGCCGGCGCCGGTGGCCGTCCACCCGCCCGGTCGGTGGCCCGGCAAGGAGCACGGGCTGAGCGTGCGCGAGGGCGAGGTGCTCGCGCTCATCGCGCAGGGTCTCTCCAACCAGGAGATCGCCGACCGCTCCTACCTGAGCATCAACTCGGTCAAGACCTACATCCGCACGGCGTACCGCAAGATCGACGTGAGCCGGCGCTCGCAGGCCGTCGCGTGGGGGATGACCCACGGGCTCTCGCCCGACCGGCTGCGGGTCATCGACCCCGCCGCGAATGACGTGACCCGGGCGTCGAACTGA
- a CDS encoding PIG-L deacetylase family protein has protein sequence MRAPTTSAEWRSHEHYAQVPELELSSFRRLVVVSAHPDDESLGAGGLIATAYARGIPVYVVLLTAGEASQSSPSPVHTRHALATMRLAEMENALARLAPDSPLVFLGAPDGGVAASEVQVTASLTELLGDASATLVAAPWRRDGHPDHDAAGRAAAAAAAASGATLVEYPVQFWSQGLPAAAPWDEMVRLTLTPEARDAKAAAIQCHASQVGRLPHRAERGPTLTGRVLAHFAGGHEHFVATRPEVPGPLTAPR, from the coding sequence GTGCGGGCCCCCACGACCTCCGCGGAGTGGCGCTCCCACGAGCACTACGCCCAGGTCCCCGAGCTGGAGCTGTCCAGCTTCCGGCGGCTGGTCGTCGTCTCGGCCCACCCGGACGACGAGAGCCTGGGCGCCGGTGGCCTGATCGCGACGGCCTACGCGCGCGGCATCCCCGTGTACGTCGTGCTCCTCACCGCCGGCGAGGCCTCGCAGTCCTCGCCGTCCCCGGTTCACACCCGGCACGCGCTGGCCACCATGCGGCTGGCGGAGATGGAGAACGCGCTGGCCCGGCTCGCCCCCGACAGCCCGCTGGTCTTCCTCGGGGCGCCCGACGGCGGGGTCGCCGCCTCGGAGGTGCAGGTCACCGCGTCGCTGACCGAGCTGCTCGGCGACGCCTCCGCGACCCTGGTGGCCGCCCCCTGGCGGCGTGATGGCCACCCGGACCACGACGCCGCCGGCCGGGCTGCCGCCGCGGCGGCGGCGGCCTCCGGCGCGACGCTGGTGGAGTACCCCGTGCAGTTCTGGAGCCAGGGACTCCCCGCGGCCGCTCCCTGGGACGAGATGGTGCGCCTCACGCTGACCCCCGAGGCACGCGACGCCAAGGCCGCCGCCATCCAGTGCCACGCCAGCCAGGTCGGCAGGCTGCCCCACCGCGCCGAGCGCGGCCCCACGCTGACCGGGCGGGTGCTGGCGCACTTCGCCGGCGGACACGAGCACTTCGTGGCGACACGCCCCGAGGTCCCCGGTCCGCTCACCGCGCCGCGATAG
- a CDS encoding adenosine deaminase, with the protein MTHDFIARLPKAELHVHHVGSASPRIVSGLAERHPGTVPSDPDALRAFFEFRDFAHFIEVYLAVVGLIRTQEDLRYLTYEVAREMAEGQSLRYAELTCTPYTSVAAGIPIEAYTEAIEDARLAAERDFGLVLRWIYDIPGESGLPAADATLRYALDHRPDGLVAFGLGGPEIGVPRPQFEPHFTAARAAGLHSVPHAGETTGPETVWDALRLLGAERIGHGTSAAADPALLAHLAEHRIPLEVCPSSNLATRAVASLGEHPLKAFVDAGVVVTIGSDDPPMFNTTLNREYEIVADLLGLDDRGVADLARTAVEVSFAPDDVRERVLAEIEEYVAAPRVSSPR; encoded by the coding sequence ATGACCCACGACTTCATCGCGCGGCTGCCCAAGGCGGAGCTGCACGTCCACCACGTCGGCTCCGCCTCGCCGCGCATCGTCAGCGGGCTCGCCGAGCGGCACCCGGGCACGGTGCCCTCCGACCCGGACGCGCTGCGCGCCTTCTTCGAGTTCCGCGACTTCGCGCACTTCATCGAGGTTTACCTCGCCGTGGTCGGGCTGATCCGGACGCAGGAGGACCTGCGCTACCTCACCTACGAGGTCGCCCGGGAGATGGCGGAGGGTCAGTCGCTGCGCTACGCCGAGCTCACCTGCACGCCGTACACGTCGGTGGCGGCCGGGATCCCGATCGAGGCCTACACCGAGGCCATCGAGGACGCCCGGCTGGCGGCCGAGCGCGACTTCGGGCTGGTGCTGCGCTGGATCTACGACATCCCCGGCGAGTCCGGGCTGCCGGCCGCCGACGCCACGCTGCGCTACGCGCTGGACCACCGCCCGGACGGGCTCGTCGCATTCGGCCTCGGCGGTCCCGAGATCGGGGTGCCGCGGCCGCAGTTCGAGCCGCACTTCACCGCCGCCCGCGCCGCCGGCCTGCACTCGGTGCCCCACGCCGGCGAGACGACCGGCCCGGAGACCGTCTGGGACGCCCTGAGGCTGCTCGGCGCCGAGCGGATCGGGCACGGGACCTCCGCGGCGGCCGACCCGGCGCTGCTGGCGCATCTGGCCGAGCACCGGATCCCGCTCGAGGTCTGCCCGTCGTCCAACCTCGCCACCCGCGCCGTGGCGAGCCTGGGGGAGCACCCCCTGAAGGCCTTCGTGGACGCCGGCGTCGTCGTGACCATCGGCTCCGACGACCCGCCGATGTTCAACACCACGCTCAACCGCGAGTACGAGATCGTCGCCGACCTGCTGGGCCTCGACGACCGGGGCGTCGCCGACCTCGCGCGCACAGCGGTCGAGGTGTCGTTCGCGCCCGACGACGTGCGCGAGCGGGTGCTCGCCGAGATCGAGGAGTACGTCGCCGCCCCCCGGGTGAGCAGCCCCCGGTAG
- a CDS encoding DsbA family protein produces the protein MSKSTKTVKSQARQERAAALLRQQQAAERRRNIMVVGAVVVAMALIVGVLFFINASRDSSDDIDAAPAGASEWGLTIGDADAPHEVVIYEDFLCSYCGQLERESGEDLNRLAEAGKVQVEYRPFNLLDNEYSIGAANAFAVLLEESGPEVAKKFHDLVFEDQPSESSGLPGSDWLLEKAVEAGADEDAVKAGIEGLEKQEWVDGATKAAGDAGVNSTPIILLDGEVFQDGRTIEEMTENLVAELE, from the coding sequence GTGTCCAAGTCCACGAAGACCGTCAAGTCGCAGGCCCGCCAGGAGCGCGCGGCGGCGTTGCTGCGCCAGCAGCAGGCGGCCGAGCGCCGGCGCAACATCATGGTCGTCGGCGCGGTGGTCGTCGCGATGGCGCTCATCGTGGGCGTGCTCTTCTTCATCAACGCCTCGCGGGACTCCTCCGACGACATCGACGCCGCGCCCGCCGGCGCCAGCGAGTGGGGTCTCACGATCGGCGACGCCGACGCGCCGCACGAGGTCGTGATCTACGAGGACTTCCTGTGCAGCTACTGCGGCCAGCTCGAGCGGGAGTCCGGCGAGGACCTGAACCGGCTGGCCGAGGCCGGGAAGGTGCAGGTCGAGTACCGGCCGTTCAACCTGCTCGACAACGAGTACTCCATCGGGGCCGCCAACGCGTTCGCGGTGCTGCTCGAGGAGTCCGGCCCCGAGGTGGCCAAGAAGTTCCACGACCTGGTCTTCGAGGACCAGCCCTCCGAGTCCAGCGGACTGCCGGGCAGCGACTGGCTGCTCGAGAAGGCCGTCGAGGCCGGCGCCGACGAGGACGCCGTCAAGGCGGGCATCGAGGGCCTCGAGAAGCAGGAGTGGGTGGACGGTGCCACGAAGGCCGCCGGGGACGCGGGCGTCAACAGCACCCCGATCATCCTGCTCGACGGCGAGGTCTTCCAGGACGGTCGCACGATCGAGGAGATGACCGAGAACCTGGTCGCCGAGCTCGAGTGA
- a CDS encoding MauE/DoxX family redox-associated membrane protein gives MKEWLGLGARLVTGGVWIYAGAVKLPDPYASVQAVRAYELLPSSLAEAVGYLLPPLEVVVGIALVLGVLTRGAAVVSALLFVAFIVGIASAWARGMEIDCGCFGGGGYDPDARSNYPWEIARDSALLLASCYLVWLRRSRLALDSVLFRRTTMSAVGG, from the coding sequence GTGAAGGAATGGCTCGGATTGGGTGCGCGACTGGTCACCGGCGGGGTCTGGATCTACGCCGGCGCCGTCAAGCTGCCCGACCCCTACGCGAGCGTGCAGGCGGTGCGGGCCTACGAGCTGCTGCCGTCCTCGCTGGCGGAGGCCGTCGGCTACCTGCTGCCGCCGCTGGAGGTCGTGGTCGGGATCGCGCTGGTGCTCGGGGTGCTGACCCGCGGCGCCGCGGTCGTCTCGGCCCTGCTGTTCGTGGCGTTCATCGTCGGCATCGCCTCGGCGTGGGCGCGCGGCATGGAGATCGACTGCGGTTGCTTCGGTGGCGGCGGCTACGACCCCGATGCGCGCTCCAACTACCCGTGGGAGATCGCGCGTGACTCCGCCCTGCTCCTCGCGTCCTGCTACCTGGTCTGGCTGAGGCGCTCGCGCCTCGCGCTGGACTCCGTGCTGTTTCGCCGTACGACGATGTCCGCTGTAGGAGGCTGA
- the orn gene encoding oligoribonuclease, with amino-acid sequence MNDRLVWIDCEMTGLDLRADALIEVAALVTDFDLNVLGEGIDLIVKPPSEALDQMIDFVRDMHEKSGLLEELDGGISLAEAEEQVLAYIRDHCPDGSRPPLAGNTVSTDRLFLSRDMPDLDAFLHYRIVDVSSIKELARRWFPKAYFGAPAKRGNHRALADIQESIEELRYYREAVFVPSPGPDAATLRPIAERHGGSLTGIAEPDSSPGA; translated from the coding sequence GTGAACGACCGACTGGTGTGGATCGACTGCGAGATGACCGGGCTCGACCTGAGGGCGGACGCGCTGATCGAGGTCGCGGCCCTGGTCACCGACTTCGACCTCAACGTGCTCGGCGAGGGCATCGACCTCATCGTCAAGCCGCCCTCCGAGGCGCTGGACCAGATGATCGACTTCGTGCGCGACATGCACGAGAAGTCCGGCCTGCTCGAGGAGCTGGACGGCGGCATCTCGCTGGCCGAGGCCGAGGAGCAGGTGCTCGCCTACATCCGCGATCACTGCCCCGACGGCAGCCGTCCGCCGCTGGCCGGCAACACCGTCTCCACCGACCGGCTGTTCCTCTCGCGCGACATGCCGGACCTCGACGCGTTCCTGCACTACCGGATCGTCGACGTCTCCTCGATCAAGGAGCTGGCGCGGCGGTGGTTCCCCAAGGCGTACTTCGGCGCGCCAGCCAAGCGCGGCAACCACCGGGCGCTGGCCGACATCCAGGAGAGCATCGAGGAGCTGCGCTACTACCGCGAGGCCGTCTTCGTCCCCTCCCCCGGTCCCGACGCCGCCACGCTGCGCCCGATCGCGGAGCGCCACGGGGGCTCGCTCACCGGAATCGCCGAGCCCGATTCCAGCCCCGGGGCCTGA